Proteins found in one Zea mays cultivar B73 chromosome 1, Zm-B73-REFERENCE-NAM-5.0, whole genome shotgun sequence genomic segment:
- the LOC100501241 gene encoding calmodulin-binding transcription activator 3 isoform X3, whose translation MATTEARRLAVVPQLDIEQILKEAQHRWLRPAEICEILKNYRNFRIAPEPPNRPPSGSLFLFDRKVLRYFRKDGHNWRKKNDQKTVKEAHERLKSGSIDVLHCYYAHGEENINFQRRTYWMLEEDYMHIVLVHYLETKGGKSSRARGNNIIQEAAVGSPSQIMEVESSLSGQASEYEEAESADIYSGGAGYDSFTWMQQHENGTGPVIDSSLFSSYTPASSIGNYQGQHATQNKSFYPVNQHNGPLILNGSSDMLGTNGRANQTDLPSWNSVIELDEPGQMPHLQFPVPSDQGATTEGLGVDYLTFDEVYSDGLSLNDIGAAGTHGKSYLQFSSATGDLSATENSLPQQNDGSLEEAAIGYPFLKTQSSNLSDILKDSFKKTDSFTRWMSKELPEVEDSQIHSSSGGFWSTGEANDIIEASSHEPLDQFTVSPMLSQEQLFSIVDFAPNWTYVGSKTKILVAGNILNDSQITERCKWSCMFGEVEVPAKILADGTLICYSPQHKLGRVPFYITCSNRLACSEVREFEFRPTVSQYMDAPSPHGETNKVYFQIRLDKLLSLEPDEYQATVSNPSLEMIDLSKKISSLMASNDEWSNLLKLAVDNEPSTADHHDQFVEKLIKEKLHVWLLNKVGMGGKGPSVLDDEGQGVLHLAAALGYDWAIRPTLAAGVNINFRDVHGWTALHWAAICGRERTVVALIALGAAPGALTDPTPDFPGSTPADIASANGQKGISGFLAESSLTSHLQALNLKEANMAQISGLPGIGDVTERDSLHPPSGDSLGPVRNAAQAAARIYQVFRVQSFQRKQAAQSEDDKGGMSDERALSLLSVKPPKSGQLDPLHSAATRIQNKFRGWKGRKEFLLIRQRIVKIQAHVRGQQVRKHYRKIVWSVGIVEKVILRWRRRGAGLRGFRSTEGSVESSNGGTSSSSIQDKPSGDDYDFLQEGRKQTEERLQKALARVKSMAQYPEARDQYHRILTVVSKMQESQAMEEKMLEESAGMDFMSEFKELWDDDTPIPGYI comes from the exons ATGGCCACGACGGAGGCGCGCCGCCTCGCGGTCGTGCCGCAGCTAG ATATCGAGCAGATACTGAAGGAAGCTCAACACCGATGGTTACGCCCTGCTGAAATATGTGAAATACTGAAAAACTACAGGAATTTCCGTATTGCTCCAGAACCACCAAACAGACCACCAA GTGGCTCACTTTTTTTATTTGATCGGAAAGTATTGAGATACTTCAGGAAGGATGGTCATAATTGGAGGAAGAAAAATGATCAGAAGACTGTCAAGGAAGCCCATGAAAGGTTGAAG TCTGGAAGTATTGATGTGCTTCACTGTTACTATGCTCATGGGGAAGAGAATATAAACTTCCAAAGGAGGACTTACTGGATGTTGGAAGA GGACTATATGCACATTGTACTTGTGCATTATCTTGAGACAAAG GGTGGCAAGTCATCTCGTGCTAGAGGAAATAACATTATTCAAGAAGCTGCTGTGGGTAGTCCTTCACAGATTATGGAGGTAGAAAGCTCACTTAGTGGACAGGCCTCAGAATACGAAGAGGCAGAATCAG CAGATATTTATTCAGGAGGAGCTGGATACGACTCTTTCACTTGGATGCAACAGCATGAAAATGGAACTGGACCCGTGATAGATTCTTCTCTCTTCAGCTCTTACACACCTGCTTCGTCCATAG GTAATTACCAGGGGCAGCATGCCACACAAAATAAAAGCTTCTATCCTGTTAACCAACATAATGGTCCTCTCATTCTTAATGGATCAAGTGACATGCTTGGAACAAATGGCCGTGCAAATCAAACTGATCTTCCATCATGGAATTCTGTGATAGAACTGGACGAGCCTGGTCAAATGCCCCATCTCCAGTTTCCTGTCCCTTCTGATCAAGGTGCTACCACGGAAGGCCTGGGAGTTGATTACTTAACATTTGATGAAGTATATTCTGATGGCCTCAGTCTCAACGATATTGGTGCAGCAGGAACTCATGGGAAGTCATATCTGCAG TTCTCTAGTGCTACTGGTGATTTGTCTGCAACAGAGAACAGCCTCCCTCAACAAAATGATGGTTCTCTGGAGGAGGCAGCCATTGGCTATCCATTTTTGAAGACTCAGTCATCTAATCTATCTGATATCCTAAAAGACAGCTTTAAGAAAACTGACAGTTTTACAAGATGGATGAGCAAAGAGCTTCCTGAAGTGGAAGATTCTCAAATTCATTCTAGTTCTGGGGGGTTCTGGAGCACTGGAGAAGCAAATGATATCATCGAAGCATCAAGCCATGAGCCGCTGGATCAGTTTACTGTTTCCCCGATGCTCTCGCAGGAGCAGCTCTTTAGTATAGTAGATTTTGCTCCAAACTGGACATATGTGGGTTCAAAGACTAAG ATTTTAGTTGCTGGTAACATCCTGAATGACAGTCAAATCACCGAGAGATGCAAGTGGTCATGTATGTTTGGAGAAGTTGAAGTTCCAGCAAAGATTTTAGCAGATGGTACTCTCATCTGTTATTCGCCCCAGCATAAACTCGGTCGAGTTCCTTTTTACATTACCTGCTCCAACAGGTTGGCCTGCAGTGAAGTGCGGGAGTTTGAATTTCGACCAACTGTTTCCCAATACATGGATGCTCCTAGTCCACATGGTGAAACAAACAAAGTTTATTTCCAGATACGCCTTGACAAGTTGTTGTCCCTTGAACCAGATGAGTACCAGGCAACTGTATCTAACCCCAGCCTGGAGATGATTGACTTAAGTAAGAAGATAAGTTCACTGATGGCGAGTAATGATGAGTGGTCCAACTTGCTAAAGTTGGCTGTTGATAATGAGCCTTCTACTGCTGATCACCATGATCAGTTTGTTGAAAAATTGATTAAGGAAAAATTGCATGTCTGGCTTCTAAATAAAGTTGGTATGGGTGGCAAGGGACCCAGTGTGTTAGATGATGAAGGGCAGGGCGTGCTTCACTTAGCAGCTGCCCTTGGATATGATTGGGCTATAAGGCCGACACTTGCTGCTGGCGTGAATATTAATTTCAGAGATGTTCATGGGTGGACTGCACTCCATTGGGCTGCGATTTGTGGCCG AGAGCGGACTGTAGTTGCGCTTATTGCTCTAGGAGCAGCTCCTGGAGCTTTGACAGACCCGACTCCTGATTTCCCTGGAAGTACACCAGCAGATATCGCATCAGCTAATGGCCAAAAGGGAATATCTGGTTTCTTGGCAGAGTCTTCTCTGACCAGTCATCTTCAGGCCCTCAATCTGAAGGAAGCTAATATGGCTCAAATATCTGGTCTACCTGGTATTGGAGATGTTACTGAGAGAGATTCACTGCATCCTCCAAGCGGAGATTCATTAGGTCCTGTTCGAAATGCTGCTCAAGCTGCTGCGCGGATATATCAAGTTTTCAGGGTGCAATCCTTCCAGAGAAAGCAAGCGGCTCAATCTGAGGATGATAAAGGTGGAATGTCTGATGAGCGTGCCCTCTCACTCCTTTCTGTCAAGCCACCCAAGTCAGGGCAGCTTGATCCTCTGCATTCTGCTGCAACTCGCATACAGAATAAGTTCAGAGGATGGAAGGGGAGAAAGGAGTTTCTTCTTATTAGGCAGCGAATTGTGAAGATCCAG GCTCATGTGCGAGGTCAACAAGTGAGGAAGCATTATCGGAAAATAGTTTGGTCTGTTGGCATCGTGGAGAAAGTTATATTGCGTTGGAGGCGTAGAGGGGCTGGCTTACGTGGGTTTCGGTCTACAGAAGGTTCAGTGGAGAGCAGCAATGGCGGAACGAGTAGCAGTTCAATCCAAGATAAGCCTTCTGGGGATGATTATGATTTTCTGCAAGAAGGACGAAAACAGACTGAAGAACGGCTCCAGAAAGCTCTTGCGAGAGTGAAGTCCATGGCTCAATACCCAGAAGCAAGAGATCAGTACCATAGGATTTTGACTGTTGTGTCAAAAATGCAGGAGTCTCAG GCTATGGAAGAAAAGATGCTGGAGGAGTCAGCAGGGATGGACTTCATGAGTGAATTCAAGGAATTGTGGGATGACGACACACCTATACCTGGTTATATTTAG
- the LOC100501241 gene encoding calmodulin-binding transcription activator 3 isoform X10: MHIVLVHYLETKGGKSSRARGNNIIQEAAVGSPSQIMEVESSLSGQASEYEEAESADIYSGGAGYDSFTWMQQHENGTGPVIDSSLFSSYTPASSIAGNYQGQHATQNKSFYPVNQHNGPLILNGSSDMLGTNGRANQTDLPSWNSVIELDEPGQMPHLQFPVPSDQGATTEGLGVDYLTFDEVYSDGLSLNDIGAAGTHGKSYLQFSSATGDLSATENSLPQQNDGSLEEAAIGYPFLKTQSSNLSDILKDSFKKTDSFTRWMSKELPEVEDSQIHSSSGGFWSTGEANDIIEASSHEPLDQFTVSPMLSQEQLFSIVDFAPNWTYVGSKTKILVAGNILNDSQITERCKWSCMFGEVEVPAKILADGTLICYSPQHKLGRVPFYITCSNRLACSEVREFEFRPTVSQYMDAPSPHGETNKVYFQIRLDKLLSLEPDEYQATVSNPSLEMIDLSKKISSLMASNDEWSNLLKLAVDNEPSTADHHDQFVEKLIKEKLHVWLLNKVGMGGKGPSVLDDEGQGVLHLAAALGYDWAIRPTLAAGVNINFRDVHGWTALHWAAICGRERTVVALIALGAAPGALTDPTPDFPGSTPADIASANGQKGISGFLAESSLTSHLQALNLKEANMAQISGLPGIGDVTERDSLHPPSGDSLGPVRNAAQAAARIYQVFRVQSFQRKQAAQSEDDKGGMSDERALSLLSVKPPKSGQLDPLHSAATRIQNKFRGWKGRKEFLLIRQRIVKIQAHVRGQQVRKHYRKIVWSVGIVEKVILRWRRRGAGLRGFRSTEGSVESSNGGTSSSSIQDKPSGDDYDFLQEGRKQTEERLQKALARVKSMAQYPEARDQYHRILTVVSKMQESQAMEEKMLEESAGMDFMSEFKELWDDDTPIPGYI, translated from the exons ATGCACATTGTACTTGTGCATTATCTTGAGACAAAG GGTGGCAAGTCATCTCGTGCTAGAGGAAATAACATTATTCAAGAAGCTGCTGTGGGTAGTCCTTCACAGATTATGGAGGTAGAAAGCTCACTTAGTGGACAGGCCTCAGAATACGAAGAGGCAGAATCAG CAGATATTTATTCAGGAGGAGCTGGATACGACTCTTTCACTTGGATGCAACAGCATGAAAATGGAACTGGACCCGTGATAGATTCTTCTCTCTTCAGCTCTTACACACCTGCTTCGTCCATAG CAGGTAATTACCAGGGGCAGCATGCCACACAAAATAAAAGCTTCTATCCTGTTAACCAACATAATGGTCCTCTCATTCTTAATGGATCAAGTGACATGCTTGGAACAAATGGCCGTGCAAATCAAACTGATCTTCCATCATGGAATTCTGTGATAGAACTGGACGAGCCTGGTCAAATGCCCCATCTCCAGTTTCCTGTCCCTTCTGATCAAGGTGCTACCACGGAAGGCCTGGGAGTTGATTACTTAACATTTGATGAAGTATATTCTGATGGCCTCAGTCTCAACGATATTGGTGCAGCAGGAACTCATGGGAAGTCATATCTGCAG TTCTCTAGTGCTACTGGTGATTTGTCTGCAACAGAGAACAGCCTCCCTCAACAAAATGATGGTTCTCTGGAGGAGGCAGCCATTGGCTATCCATTTTTGAAGACTCAGTCATCTAATCTATCTGATATCCTAAAAGACAGCTTTAAGAAAACTGACAGTTTTACAAGATGGATGAGCAAAGAGCTTCCTGAAGTGGAAGATTCTCAAATTCATTCTAGTTCTGGGGGGTTCTGGAGCACTGGAGAAGCAAATGATATCATCGAAGCATCAAGCCATGAGCCGCTGGATCAGTTTACTGTTTCCCCGATGCTCTCGCAGGAGCAGCTCTTTAGTATAGTAGATTTTGCTCCAAACTGGACATATGTGGGTTCAAAGACTAAG ATTTTAGTTGCTGGTAACATCCTGAATGACAGTCAAATCACCGAGAGATGCAAGTGGTCATGTATGTTTGGAGAAGTTGAAGTTCCAGCAAAGATTTTAGCAGATGGTACTCTCATCTGTTATTCGCCCCAGCATAAACTCGGTCGAGTTCCTTTTTACATTACCTGCTCCAACAGGTTGGCCTGCAGTGAAGTGCGGGAGTTTGAATTTCGACCAACTGTTTCCCAATACATGGATGCTCCTAGTCCACATGGTGAAACAAACAAAGTTTATTTCCAGATACGCCTTGACAAGTTGTTGTCCCTTGAACCAGATGAGTACCAGGCAACTGTATCTAACCCCAGCCTGGAGATGATTGACTTAAGTAAGAAGATAAGTTCACTGATGGCGAGTAATGATGAGTGGTCCAACTTGCTAAAGTTGGCTGTTGATAATGAGCCTTCTACTGCTGATCACCATGATCAGTTTGTTGAAAAATTGATTAAGGAAAAATTGCATGTCTGGCTTCTAAATAAAGTTGGTATGGGTGGCAAGGGACCCAGTGTGTTAGATGATGAAGGGCAGGGCGTGCTTCACTTAGCAGCTGCCCTTGGATATGATTGGGCTATAAGGCCGACACTTGCTGCTGGCGTGAATATTAATTTCAGAGATGTTCATGGGTGGACTGCACTCCATTGGGCTGCGATTTGTGGCCG AGAGCGGACTGTAGTTGCGCTTATTGCTCTAGGAGCAGCTCCTGGAGCTTTGACAGACCCGACTCCTGATTTCCCTGGAAGTACACCAGCAGATATCGCATCAGCTAATGGCCAAAAGGGAATATCTGGTTTCTTGGCAGAGTCTTCTCTGACCAGTCATCTTCAGGCCCTCAATCTGAAGGAAGCTAATATGGCTCAAATATCTGGTCTACCTGGTATTGGAGATGTTACTGAGAGAGATTCACTGCATCCTCCAAGCGGAGATTCATTAGGTCCTGTTCGAAATGCTGCTCAAGCTGCTGCGCGGATATATCAAGTTTTCAGGGTGCAATCCTTCCAGAGAAAGCAAGCGGCTCAATCTGAGGATGATAAAGGTGGAATGTCTGATGAGCGTGCCCTCTCACTCCTTTCTGTCAAGCCACCCAAGTCAGGGCAGCTTGATCCTCTGCATTCTGCTGCAACTCGCATACAGAATAAGTTCAGAGGATGGAAGGGGAGAAAGGAGTTTCTTCTTATTAGGCAGCGAATTGTGAAGATCCAG GCTCATGTGCGAGGTCAACAAGTGAGGAAGCATTATCGGAAAATAGTTTGGTCTGTTGGCATCGTGGAGAAAGTTATATTGCGTTGGAGGCGTAGAGGGGCTGGCTTACGTGGGTTTCGGTCTACAGAAGGTTCAGTGGAGAGCAGCAATGGCGGAACGAGTAGCAGTTCAATCCAAGATAAGCCTTCTGGGGATGATTATGATTTTCTGCAAGAAGGACGAAAACAGACTGAAGAACGGCTCCAGAAAGCTCTTGCGAGAGTGAAGTCCATGGCTCAATACCCAGAAGCAAGAGATCAGTACCATAGGATTTTGACTGTTGTGTCAAAAATGCAGGAGTCTCAG GCTATGGAAGAAAAGATGCTGGAGGAGTCAGCAGGGATGGACTTCATGAGTGAATTCAAGGAATTGTGGGATGACGACACACCTATACCTGGTTATATTTAG
- the LOC100501241 gene encoding calmodulin-binding transcription activator 3 isoform X11, translating to MHIVLVHYLETKGGKSSRARGNNIIQEAAVGSPSQIMEVESSLSGQASEYEEAESDIYSGGAGYDSFTWMQQHENGTGPVIDSSLFSSYTPASSIAGNYQGQHATQNKSFYPVNQHNGPLILNGSSDMLGTNGRANQTDLPSWNSVIELDEPGQMPHLQFPVPSDQGATTEGLGVDYLTFDEVYSDGLSLNDIGAAGTHGKSYLQFSSATGDLSATENSLPQQNDGSLEEAAIGYPFLKTQSSNLSDILKDSFKKTDSFTRWMSKELPEVEDSQIHSSSGGFWSTGEANDIIEASSHEPLDQFTVSPMLSQEQLFSIVDFAPNWTYVGSKTKILVAGNILNDSQITERCKWSCMFGEVEVPAKILADGTLICYSPQHKLGRVPFYITCSNRLACSEVREFEFRPTVSQYMDAPSPHGETNKVYFQIRLDKLLSLEPDEYQATVSNPSLEMIDLSKKISSLMASNDEWSNLLKLAVDNEPSTADHHDQFVEKLIKEKLHVWLLNKVGMGGKGPSVLDDEGQGVLHLAAALGYDWAIRPTLAAGVNINFRDVHGWTALHWAAICGRERTVVALIALGAAPGALTDPTPDFPGSTPADIASANGQKGISGFLAESSLTSHLQALNLKEANMAQISGLPGIGDVTERDSLHPPSGDSLGPVRNAAQAAARIYQVFRVQSFQRKQAAQSEDDKGGMSDERALSLLSVKPPKSGQLDPLHSAATRIQNKFRGWKGRKEFLLIRQRIVKIQAHVRGQQVRKHYRKIVWSVGIVEKVILRWRRRGAGLRGFRSTEGSVESSNGGTSSSSIQDKPSGDDYDFLQEGRKQTEERLQKALARVKSMAQYPEARDQYHRILTVVSKMQESQAMEEKMLEESAGMDFMSEFKELWDDDTPIPGYI from the exons ATGCACATTGTACTTGTGCATTATCTTGAGACAAAG GGTGGCAAGTCATCTCGTGCTAGAGGAAATAACATTATTCAAGAAGCTGCTGTGGGTAGTCCTTCACAGATTATGGAGGTAGAAAGCTCACTTAGTGGACAGGCCTCAGAATACGAAGAGGCAGAATCAG ATATTTATTCAGGAGGAGCTGGATACGACTCTTTCACTTGGATGCAACAGCATGAAAATGGAACTGGACCCGTGATAGATTCTTCTCTCTTCAGCTCTTACACACCTGCTTCGTCCATAG CAGGTAATTACCAGGGGCAGCATGCCACACAAAATAAAAGCTTCTATCCTGTTAACCAACATAATGGTCCTCTCATTCTTAATGGATCAAGTGACATGCTTGGAACAAATGGCCGTGCAAATCAAACTGATCTTCCATCATGGAATTCTGTGATAGAACTGGACGAGCCTGGTCAAATGCCCCATCTCCAGTTTCCTGTCCCTTCTGATCAAGGTGCTACCACGGAAGGCCTGGGAGTTGATTACTTAACATTTGATGAAGTATATTCTGATGGCCTCAGTCTCAACGATATTGGTGCAGCAGGAACTCATGGGAAGTCATATCTGCAG TTCTCTAGTGCTACTGGTGATTTGTCTGCAACAGAGAACAGCCTCCCTCAACAAAATGATGGTTCTCTGGAGGAGGCAGCCATTGGCTATCCATTTTTGAAGACTCAGTCATCTAATCTATCTGATATCCTAAAAGACAGCTTTAAGAAAACTGACAGTTTTACAAGATGGATGAGCAAAGAGCTTCCTGAAGTGGAAGATTCTCAAATTCATTCTAGTTCTGGGGGGTTCTGGAGCACTGGAGAAGCAAATGATATCATCGAAGCATCAAGCCATGAGCCGCTGGATCAGTTTACTGTTTCCCCGATGCTCTCGCAGGAGCAGCTCTTTAGTATAGTAGATTTTGCTCCAAACTGGACATATGTGGGTTCAAAGACTAAG ATTTTAGTTGCTGGTAACATCCTGAATGACAGTCAAATCACCGAGAGATGCAAGTGGTCATGTATGTTTGGAGAAGTTGAAGTTCCAGCAAAGATTTTAGCAGATGGTACTCTCATCTGTTATTCGCCCCAGCATAAACTCGGTCGAGTTCCTTTTTACATTACCTGCTCCAACAGGTTGGCCTGCAGTGAAGTGCGGGAGTTTGAATTTCGACCAACTGTTTCCCAATACATGGATGCTCCTAGTCCACATGGTGAAACAAACAAAGTTTATTTCCAGATACGCCTTGACAAGTTGTTGTCCCTTGAACCAGATGAGTACCAGGCAACTGTATCTAACCCCAGCCTGGAGATGATTGACTTAAGTAAGAAGATAAGTTCACTGATGGCGAGTAATGATGAGTGGTCCAACTTGCTAAAGTTGGCTGTTGATAATGAGCCTTCTACTGCTGATCACCATGATCAGTTTGTTGAAAAATTGATTAAGGAAAAATTGCATGTCTGGCTTCTAAATAAAGTTGGTATGGGTGGCAAGGGACCCAGTGTGTTAGATGATGAAGGGCAGGGCGTGCTTCACTTAGCAGCTGCCCTTGGATATGATTGGGCTATAAGGCCGACACTTGCTGCTGGCGTGAATATTAATTTCAGAGATGTTCATGGGTGGACTGCACTCCATTGGGCTGCGATTTGTGGCCG AGAGCGGACTGTAGTTGCGCTTATTGCTCTAGGAGCAGCTCCTGGAGCTTTGACAGACCCGACTCCTGATTTCCCTGGAAGTACACCAGCAGATATCGCATCAGCTAATGGCCAAAAGGGAATATCTGGTTTCTTGGCAGAGTCTTCTCTGACCAGTCATCTTCAGGCCCTCAATCTGAAGGAAGCTAATATGGCTCAAATATCTGGTCTACCTGGTATTGGAGATGTTACTGAGAGAGATTCACTGCATCCTCCAAGCGGAGATTCATTAGGTCCTGTTCGAAATGCTGCTCAAGCTGCTGCGCGGATATATCAAGTTTTCAGGGTGCAATCCTTCCAGAGAAAGCAAGCGGCTCAATCTGAGGATGATAAAGGTGGAATGTCTGATGAGCGTGCCCTCTCACTCCTTTCTGTCAAGCCACCCAAGTCAGGGCAGCTTGATCCTCTGCATTCTGCTGCAACTCGCATACAGAATAAGTTCAGAGGATGGAAGGGGAGAAAGGAGTTTCTTCTTATTAGGCAGCGAATTGTGAAGATCCAG GCTCATGTGCGAGGTCAACAAGTGAGGAAGCATTATCGGAAAATAGTTTGGTCTGTTGGCATCGTGGAGAAAGTTATATTGCGTTGGAGGCGTAGAGGGGCTGGCTTACGTGGGTTTCGGTCTACAGAAGGTTCAGTGGAGAGCAGCAATGGCGGAACGAGTAGCAGTTCAATCCAAGATAAGCCTTCTGGGGATGATTATGATTTTCTGCAAGAAGGACGAAAACAGACTGAAGAACGGCTCCAGAAAGCTCTTGCGAGAGTGAAGTCCATGGCTCAATACCCAGAAGCAAGAGATCAGTACCATAGGATTTTGACTGTTGTGTCAAAAATGCAGGAGTCTCAG GCTATGGAAGAAAAGATGCTGGAGGAGTCAGCAGGGATGGACTTCATGAGTGAATTCAAGGAATTGTGGGATGACGACACACCTATACCTGGTTATATTTAG